A single region of the Xenopus laevis strain J_2021 chromosome 4L, Xenopus_laevis_v10.1, whole genome shotgun sequence genome encodes:
- the LOC121402815 gene encoding ribosomal protein S6 kinase beta-1-like: MEQEPVYPPTLHTDARSLISELLEKNVEDRLGSAVDGAFDVAAHPFFKDFDWNAMLEQKAQPPFVPQLKGPEDLKYFDERFTKLAPNITPPKGICAEMAEEISDAFYDFAYAAC; the protein is encoded by the exons ATGGAACAGGAACCAGTGTACCCACCAACCCTGCACACAGATGCAAGAAGCCTAATATCAGAG ctCTTAGAAAAGAATGTAGAAGATCGGCTGGGCTCTGCTGTGGATGGGGCTTTTGATGTCGCGGCACATCCTTTCTTCAAA GATTTCGACTGGAATGCTATGTTGGAGCAGAAAGCACAGCCCCCTTTTGTTCCACAACTAAAAGGTCCGGAGGACCTGAAATATTTTGATGAGAGATTTACAAAGCTGGCTCCCAATATAACTCCACCCAAAGGCATCTGCGCTGAAATGGCAGAAGAAATCTCAGACGCCTTCTATGACTTTGCTTATGCAGCATGTTAG